The DNA sequence TCGACAAAATTAGTAACACCGATTCATAGAGCGATcaagagtttgaataaatttataaattcgatacaattatttaaatcacatgAAAAATTATCGATACACAGGTATCTAGTAGGCTGATTGTGTTTCCAAAAAAATCTTGCTAACATTGTCCTATACCTTCGGACATAAATTATGATTCGCTCtatatttgtgtaaaatatgaattaggatTTTGACCTTTTAATTGgatagtaaaaaaattaataaatttcatatactaattaatttaataattaataacttgaCAATATATGTGATATCTCATTTTTAACTTAACCGTAGTTATGGATTAGTGAGAGTGggttttttgaatataattttttaaagttacttgcattatcctgcaataaatatactattatggttaaattgaaaaaaacatgatagttgtatagtttttttggtaattaagtcattttattaatgatatgtttttcattagtttttattttactttccgtatgtttttaaaaatatattatattcatatcttttttctttttaattatgagtttgtagacttttttctttttcgtttttagatagttttattattcaATTGTCTGTATGAACTTATAATGttgtttttatttgtattgtaaTTTTTTAGGGTACGTGagtggaaaaaaaaaatgatagtgGGACCTATTATGAGTACTTTCTTATcgaacttaaaattttattgtctaagtgtccccggtcatcttgcatatCTGagggttagatgataaattatGAACGAAAGGAACTCCTAACAGCGGCTATTGTATACCGATACAATTTATCATACGAGAATGTATcttgtgaaaaaaataaaaaataagaatcgAAGATCCCTAACATTTCCCTTTTTTCCCCTTTCTTAGAAACTTTGTTGACTAAGGGGCCATTTCGGTTAACTCGAAAGAAGCgacttcttacttaaattaaagaagtggagtagaagtgagaagtacgTAAATAAGTTAACAAagtatttggaaaagaagcagaagctgtgaaagAAATGTTAGTATTCTTAGTTTCGTAAAAgtatttctacttatttacacaaacgggtcaagaaaaatagaagatattccttaaatatataacaaaatatgcatttttaagggattactacattttattgaatgggaactccagcaacattccctatttctattccctattattattataatattatattcaacttgtaagtaggagagagaaaggagggaaagagtgggaaaaaggagagaagtggatattttatttctaaaaatagtATGAGGAATGGTTCCACAATCCTTAAAAACGAGGAATGAAATGAgcatcctaactttttaagAAATGACTAGGACTCTGCAGCAGAGTTGTGTTTTATGTCATATTTCTTATATTGATAGTTTAGAACACCATATAGCTAAACTGCTGGAGACGATCTTATCCGAAACAAACCGTCCTAAAACTTTAGGATCCTGAAATCAACATAGGGCCCGTAATATATATCATTGGGCCTGGGTATGTTAAAATTTCTTTAATCAATAATTGTCTCATCAGTGGCAGTGTGGCACAGTCAGTTTAAGAAGAAAGGTTGTCGGAAGTAGCAGCAGCAAGTAAAAATggtggaagaaggagaaatacATGGTGATTGGGAAATGGTGGAAGCTGAACCACGTCCTCCTACTCCTCCTACCCCTTGTCTTCCTTTTTCTCCTGCAGGTACCTGCTcgttatattcatatatttgtatatatttgtttacaTTTGTTTTTATCAATTTGCAGTCCTTTTAGTTGTGTTTTAACTAGTCCTATGATGATAGCATCACATTCCCATGTGGGTTTCCTTGTTATCAAGAACCCCTTTTGTTCTTTTGTACTAATaacaactctctctctctgtgtgggTGGGTTTCTGagattatgaataaaaattgaaactttACAATGTTAACTTTTTGATTCTTTGTGCCTTTCGATGCTGTGATCTGATTGGGTGATTGATATGGTTTTCTTTAATGTTTTTGATTGGCCATGTGttgtttatttttgtataattgATGAAATTGAGTTGAGACTATACACAGAGGGGTATTACAATTCATTGCTTGATCAGTCCTAGTAAGTAAAGTAATGATTGTGGACTCGATAACTATAACATCTTTTACAGTAACTCGTTGAATTAAATAATGGCCTCCACTAGGGAAATAGACAGTTATTCCAGTGCTTTGTTTTTTCCCCTTTCTATTCAAGTGCCAACAATTTGCAACGTATAATTGATGTCACACAGATATCCATATGGGGATTGAACAATTAGAGGTccaagatgaagaagaagaagatgggcCGCCACCTGGGTGGAATTTTATTCCTCAGCTACAAAGTAACAAGGGGGATGAaaatatggatgatgatgaagaagggCCACCGCCTGGGTGGGACTTCAAGCCAAAACCAGAACAACTAACGGAACATGAAAATAAAGACATCAAGGAAGCAGAACAGCCACCTGATTGGCATTTTGTTTCCCTTCAAGAACCAGAAATAGGGTCCCACCATGATGACATTGAAGAAGGACCTCCACCTGGGTGGCCTTCAGTGCTGCCAGCACAACAAAATATGATGGCTGAAAAACAAGAAAGCAAAGTAGGCAGTGAACTTGGGTCCCATTCTGTGCATTCACCGCAAATCAGAACAAGGAGTGAGTTAGAAGCTCTAAAAGCTAAAGAAATTGGGATCCAGCATGGGAAGAGTTCCATTGATCTGCTACAACCTATAGTGGAATATAAACAAGATACCGAAGAAGCGCAACCAGGGTTAAATTCTATACTTCTACCACAGCCTCAAGTGACCTCTCCAATGGTGCCGCCATCACCATTGCAACTTTCAGGTCCTTTTCCAAAATCCTTCTGTATAATGCATGCATTTCCCTTTACTATCTTTTGAACTGTTACATGTTCTATGTCGGTTTTGTTTAGTAACCAAAAAGTATGTTGCATAAAGCTTCTGGCTCCCATTAAATCAGCCAAAatctattattatttcaatcCTCTTACTCATACAATCTGGCTACCATTAAATCAGCAAAATCTAATGTTAATTTTAGTCCTCTTGTACAATCAAAAATTGTTTCACTGTTTTTCTCTTCAGTTAATTTCTAGAAATTctgtaatattttattcttttatgtaaaaaatatagaaaataccTATTTTGTAAAGATGCTTCAAGACACTCAAGTGGAAAAACATATGGCCCTATGACACTCCATCCTGACATTCTGTAATATCTTCTGTCACCTACTGGGATCTTGTGCATGCTTTCTATTAATACCATTTTGCACAGCAGAACCTTCACACTATTGGAACTCACCCAAGAAGATCCATGTTTTAGTGTTTACTCCACTGAAATTAAGATCCACACTTATTGCAAACCAAaagttaaaattctttttgacgAAATAGAGAATTTTTGGTTCCCTTATTAAAATCTTTCTAATGTTTTCATTTTAACCTCAGGTTGTTAGTAATTAGTTAACTAGGTGAATTCtgtatctatctatctattagAATGGCTTTTAGTCCAATCATGAGTACAAAAAGGGGTAAATAAAATTGAGTAAGTATTACATGTAAGAGTGTTTGGTAAGTCAAAGACATTTAATCAACaaagattttgaaattttttacttGATATTTTGAGTTTTGGCTTCTAACATTAGATATTTTACCTGCATAAtaaaattgtttattttatattaaatttttatgaactaaaattttggtttttatatttttatttagaaaagaagttaagaataataatttaaactatCGTTCAAAACACCAAAAAACGTGTGTTGAAAATCAAAGTGCAACCTAAGAGAAGGAGTATTAAACAACTCATTCAAgtagaaaatattaataaattaattttataaaatataaacatgttaaaattttatttaaactttGTTAAGTTGGTATACGTATAAAAATAGAAGTAAAAAGGAACAGTTACATATATCCTATAAAAGTTTAATTACATTCTGATCAGCAGCGTTAGTCATTAGTGATGACGGTAAACAGTAGTAAAACAAGACAGTCATTGTTGCACATATTAGTAACAGCTATCTTTTACTCCTTCTACAATAATCGAGGCATCGTCTTCTTCGTTTTCTCCTCTTCTCCAAGCATTCTGCAtcttctttcttttgtttttccttTTCTCTATAAATATTTAAGCCTTCTATTtacctcttcttcttttttcttgattttttcttCTTGAAAGACTAAGTCGCTGGAGTTTCTGTGGATCGCCGGAACTGACGAATTGAACGTGAATCACAGCGATTTGGTATGGAATCGAACCGTGTTCCGGGACGGACgattttgttcttgattttctgGAATGTTTTGCGTTCCTCGTAACCATGATCCATCCCCATAGTTAAGGAAAAATTATAGGAAGATTATTGACTGGCCATAGGACGAAAGTTTCATAATTGAAAGGTTATGGTACTATTGAATTTTCAAGTGCTGTGTTTTGGTTTAATCTAAGTGGTTGTCAATTTAAGCCTCAAACATATGTTATGGTGCCTATAAGTTTAAAATGTTTTATGTCCCCTGAGTAGAATGAAATAAAGCTTTAAGATTTATGAAATACACGAACAGTGTTCAGATTTGACACAATAAGAAAATATTCATGGCATCAGTAATGATTTGATTCCAATATGTAGCTTACTACTTTCGTTATGACGGAGTTTCAATGAGCTAGGCTTACATTATATTACCTGAATCGAGTATCCTATATACCCAAGAAGGAAACTTGTTTAGTGATGGAAATGCCAGACCCAAGGGCTCTCTTTGTTTTTATTTCTGTTTTGTTCCTCTCTGAGCATGAATTATTAAAGCCTCCAAGTCTGTATGGCGTACCATTACTAATGTTAAACTTCTTATTAGGATAATATCTACAACTTTGAAATGTGaaaagatgatatattttttaatcctgGACACCAAGACCTGTAAGAAGGAAACCTATTTgaacttttaagtgttttaactAGTAAATATTTTGGACATTGCAGGTGTTTTAGTAATAAATATAGAATGGAGTAAAATTAAGAATTTGCTGGGAAGTATCAATGTTAGggtaaaatactaaaattacttAATATGGTTTAATATACCTAAACTAAAGCAGTGACTTTAAGCTCATTACTCTGTGTGACTGTGTCTGTAAACATATCAACTCTGAGCAATTATAAAACCTTGTTAACTAGCATTTGTGAACATGAAACCTAATCTCTGGAATAGATTTGATCAGATCATTATGTGCAGGTAAATTACATAAAGTTATTGGTTAGTACATTTTTAACCTGATTAAAATAAACTTGAAAAATGAAGACATGATTAAATGATTTGCCAACATATGATCAAATAAGCAAATTGTCTAGATGCAGCAGTTTGTTCTTGTGGGGTATATGTAATTAGCTTATGCTTCAAACCAGGAAATCTGAAATCAATTACCGTTCAGATACAGATAGAAAGAGCGAACAAGAGGTTGCAGATGAGGAAGAGCCTCCTCCTGGGTGGAATTCAACAGAGAAAAATAAATTCAACAGTGAACATAAAGACACCAAAGAAGGGGAAACACGTGTTAGGACGTCTCCAGCAAAAACCGAAATTGAGCTTGAAAAACAAGATATCTTAGAAGGTGCAGACGAAGAAAGGGCTCCGCCCGGGTGGTATTCTATAGACAAGGATATAATTAGCTGTGAACATCAAGACATTAAAGATGGGGCATCACTGTCATCAACGTCTTCAGCAAAATTggaaatcaagattgaaaaacaAGATATCATAGATGAAGGGCCACCACCTGGGTGGAACCTCATGCCCCCTCCACAAAGTAAATCTGGGAGCGAGAATCAAGCAATAAAAGGTGAAGGGCCTTCGCGTGGATTACATTTAGGCCCTCCACCACCTAAACTAGATAGTATACAACAAGAAATTGGAGAAGAAAGGCCTCAGAGCATGTCAAATTCCCTGTGTCAACAATCAAAAGTGGGACACCGTCAACAAGAAGTCAAAGAAGAAAGGCCTCATCCAGGATCAAATTGCATGCCCCCACCTTCACCTCAAATACGACCTCCAATGCCGGTAAATCCTATGTCAACATCTGCTAGGAGACCACCACCATCTGGAAATCATTCAGGTAAATTATATTGGCTTTtactttaattatttcacttcatgttttattttttcctgcattttttaaaatctcaagaaTTATAACTTCTAGAGTTGGAAGTGGTCTAAGATGTagtctatatattatttgttgcACGCTTGCGTTAATCATATTAGCCGATAACATGTAACTCCTTTGACTATTTCAATTGCTTTTTCAACATGCTATTatcttgtttattgtttatcTGTCTTCTTTTTACATGTAGCTTTACTGATTTCAGAAAAAGGCATCCTTAATACCCACTGTTTTGTTCCTTGGAGTGTCGTTACTGTAAGCTCCTAGTGGTATGAATTTAGTTGACCCCAATTACCAACATGTTGGATCTGCTGGATGCaaatagaaatttaaattatgattaacATTTTTATGAATTGGAATCTGTTGTATAaggaaaaaatttatttatgggCAATCAGTATTGTGCCCTCCGGATCTTGTAAGATACTGATTTTTTAattcacttttttttaaaatgataaaatatctGATGATCGTAATCTTGCAGATCATTGGCAACACATGTTCACAGTTGTAGGCTTTTCAGTATGATCTGTGTTATCCTGTCAATAAAATTCTAGGCCCataaagaatataaaaaaaagttggtTTCCCTTAAATGATGCCTTAACAATATGCTTAGATAATATGTAATTCTTTATGCTGTCTTCACTTGGTGAAACTTTTGTCCTGCATGATTCTCAACCACGTGGTTAAAATGTACTATATTTTCTTCTGTAGTCTTCTGGTAATTACTTGTCAAAATCTTACTTCTACACTTGTGATTTCACACATTGCATATGATAATTCTTGCCTAACCGAACATTCCACATCTGCATCTGTaagtgcaattttttttttctatcatTCAGTTCGATAACTGACTCTTTATTTTCACCAACACTATTTCTCTGAATGCAATTTTCTTCTTTGGCAGAAATGGGTCAAATGGTGTGTGGTTCCTGTCGCCGCTTGCTTAGCTATACAAGAGGAGCTAAATATGTAAAATGTTCATGCTGTCAGACTGTCAACCTTGTTCTAGAAGGTACCCCTTCCTGTTTACTGAAACATATGTCATCTTCTGAAAGGTCTTAATGATGGGACTGACAATATTCAAGTCGTTCATAACCGTGGATTAATATATTACTGTTAGATATGCATCTAAGTAATTTACATCTTGATAGGAACATCTTAATATTACTGGACATTCTGTCTGCATCTATGACATCCACATCTTCACAGACCAAATTTTGTGTCAGGGATCTGATCTGAAATGTTATTGGCAAACAAATGTCTTTTGACCTGTTATTATATCCatgttttttgttaaattatagTTTTGCCGTAATACTGCATTGATTAGTTGGCACATAGTTTGACCTGTTATTGTTAAATTTTATTACTCCCTCGgcccctttttagttgtcactttgactttttgcatgtAATTTAAGGTGACTAAAAAGATATTTCCGctgattatttttattaatctctttttctgaattaaactTTAtagtctatatttttattcaaataaagaaaattcaaaaaataatgagTGAAAGTATCTTTTTTAACCGCACTAAATTATGTGCAAAAAGTTAaaatgacaactaaaaagggacaaagggagtatttACTTCAATAATAACAGGGAGAGGTCTGTTAACTGTCTGTCTGTGAGTGGTTGTAAATTGTTTACTGTACAAGTGCATATTTTCTGCTCTTCCAATGTGTGGAATAAGATCTCTTTTCAATTTGGCGGTTTCCAGATTTGGCTAGGGATTAGCAGTCACATTTTGGCTCAGCTTCACTCCGTTCATTTCTTTATTGTTGTCTTCAAAGGATTAAGCAAACTAATTAAAGATTGTAAACAATACATTGGGATGCAAGATAAATCCATGAGATATGGATCAACCAAGTGAATATGACCCCGGAAAGCCAATTCTTGgaatttaatatatagatattCCGGATCACTTAGATATAATGTttatctgtaacgtgtgatagTCATTTTCTAATCATATAGGCAGGAGTTCTCTGTTAGTATTTAATTCATTCTAGGAAATTTTTGTAGGAGCGATAAGTGGGAGGAATCATTTATTAGATCATCAAAAAGTTTATTATTGAGATTAATATTGTTGTTTTCTTTTGTGAAAGAAATATCATCAGAAATACTTTACAACCACCTCATTCACCCTTCACTATGATGTTGTCTACTCAAATAAATTGATGATAACATATCAATGTTGTCcataataattatttagaatGGAGAAGCACACATTATACTTGAAATTAAGGATATGGTGGGAAAATTAAATGATTCAATAATGCTATAAAGCACATTGACAATAATAGCATGTTGTCGTTCTAGTGGAATACTGTAACCTTTATTGTCAAAACTTATAAAAACACAATAGCATTCAAATTTCCAGCTGGACTCTTACACATGGAAAGGAAATACAAGGAAACAACACATTCTGTGATGTATTGGACTGTATTCATTTCCACTATCATGGTTACTTACTACTTTATCATCTCCATTACCCAGTAACTGaggcatatatgatatataattctACTCTATCATCTCCTTAAGCAAGTAACTGAGGCATATATGATGTATAATTCTATTATTCTAACATCTAAGTACTCATTATCCCAGTTATAGTTTTTATAGAGGTTCAAAGAgcaatataatgatataatcaTATAAGTTGTTCATAATACATTATGGGCGTTTGGTtgatggttaatgagcccggttaacgggaatc is a window from the Daucus carota subsp. sativus chromosome 8, DH1 v3.0, whole genome shotgun sequence genome containing:
- the LOC108200082 gene encoding uncharacterized protein LOC108200082; its protein translation is MVEEGEIHGDWEMVEAEPRPPTPPTPCLPFSPADIHMGIEQLEVQDEEEEDGPPPGWNFIPQLQSNKGDENMDDDEEGPPPGWDFKPKPEQLTEHENKDIKEAEQPPDWHFVSLQEPEIGSHHDDIEEGPPPGWPSVLPAQQNMMAEKQESKVGSELGSHSVHSPQIRTRSELEALKAKEIGIQHGKSSIDLLQPIVEYKQDTEEAQPGLNSILLPQPQVTSPMVPPSPLQLSDTDRKSEQEVADEEEPPPGWNSTEKNKFNSEHKDTKEGETRVRTSPAKTEIELEKQDILEGADEERAPPGWYSIDKDIISCEHQDIKDGASLSSTSSAKLEIKIEKQDIIDEGPPPGWNLMPPPQSKSGSENQAIKGEGPSRGLHLGPPPPKLDSIQQEIGEERPQSMSNSLCQQSKVGHRQQEVKEERPHPGSNCMPPPSPQIRPPMPVNPMSTSARRPPPSGNHSEMGQMVCGSCRRLLSYTRGAKYVKCSCCQTVNLVLEAHQVGQVKCGGCEVLLMYQFGANAVQCASCRHLTEIVAQNRRPPLSVQQAHGRRHGISNR